actggatgtctaataaaacagccagaatccaacttccagcttttcagctctctaactctgagttagtcagtgactttaagggggccataTCTGTTCAGcgattttgcaattgatcctcagcattcagctcagattcaaaagcaacagttttggCCCATGttccctccctcaagtcactgattggttactgcttggtcaccagggtaaccaatcaatggaaactaagagagctgcaaagcagtatgtagtgttctgttctgttagaaatccagtcactccagcttttatacattacatatttgcctaactaactatattagaaacattttttattttgcacagcctatccatttacccagtttttatttttatactgaacaattcctttaaacatagCATAGGGGGATGGACCATACCACTTGATATGGTATGATGGACTGTACCATTAAACACAAGGTGCTGGACTGTACCACTAAACACGGAGGGAGGGATggaacagctttcaaatgggggccactgacaaAAAATGGTTTACTGTACTTTTGCAATTATCTTTCTATCCTGTCCCTGTCCTATTCATGGTCCAGTATTTCATTCAAACCacagcctggttgctaaggtaatcaAGACCttagaaaccagatagctgctgaaattacagACTAAAgacctgctgaacaaaaaacaaaataaccaaaaaaacataacatGAAAACTGttgttaaaagttaatttaaggtgaaaAGCCCCTTTAAGCAGGGGAAGATGGCAGATACCTGTTTGGGCTTAACACTATTTATCCTCTTGTGCTGCATTTCCTTTCATATGAATAACCTTTATTGCTGGCTACTAGGAGATGTAATGCTCCATTTTCGACAATGGAACAGCAACCCCCATATGGTATGTTCTGAATATGAACTGGCACCTTTCTGTCAGTGTAAtggattatttttcattttgtgtatTTGCAGCTTTTTCATCATGGATATATGTACAGCAAATAATGAATTCACCATTGATGTTTTAAAAGAAATTAGTAAAAATGCTGCTGGCGAAAATATAGTCTATTCATCGATGAGCATCATGATTTCCTTGGCAATGGTTTACTTGGGAGCTGGTGGTAACACAGCTGCAGACATGAGTAAGGtactttatcaaaataatcaagtATTATCACATAATGGATAATAAGAAAATTGGTAAAATTATGTATTtagaaaaagtttttaataaCTGTATGGAATAAAATGGAGCAAATTAAGAATACATTTAAAGCCTTAAGCTACTTAAGACATAACCACAATCCACCCAGCCAACTTTCCAGGTCTAGTGTGGATGAAATGTCTCTTTCTCTGAACCTGGAGTATCTATCGAATGACTGCATCAGAtggaaacaaacaatctttctttatCTTGAACAGTCATCTCCAGGTGTCATATTTTGGAATATAGGCTCATTTAAGAATACACAGATTCAATTGTGGTTTGAAGATCGACGTTGGAGAATCCTGGCGCTACTGCTACCCTGAAGATAGTGGTAATTCCAGGCTTCCCACTGCTGATAAAAATtagtaaaaggggtggttcacctttgaggtaactttaagggcccttacacacgtgTGTTCTGGGCTGCACACCCCTGTGGTCCATTTAAATCCATTTGGTCGCAGGGGATCATGGGCCCAGATGCACTCAATTCTTACCTATTGTGCTGTCCTCATGACAACGCATGTAAGTGCTGAACGCATGTTGCATTGCACCTGCGTTTGTCACTTACAGGGGATCGCAGCCCAGAACACCCATGTGTAAGTGCTCTTAGTAtgttatcttttatagttttttttaattatttgcctctttcttttgactcttcccagcttttaaatgggggtcactgacccccatctcaaaaacaaatgctcttgctacaaatgtattgttattactactttcaGTACTCgtattttttattcaggccctttcctattcatattccagtctgttatttaaatcagtgaatggttgctagggtaatttggaccctagcaaccagattgctgaaattgaaaagtgaagatctgctgaataaaaagctaaataaaaaccacaaataataaaatatgaaaaccaactgtaaaaatcactctctaaatcatactaaaagtaaaaaggtgaacaacatctTTGAAGCCCCACTGTAATTTGAGTGCAATTGTAtccagcgctgcaaaatatgttggcgctctataaatacatgataataataataatatctgattCATAGAAACATGCATTTGGATACAGAAATCCACTGCAtcataaaaaaatggcaaattgcatTTGAAATTACACTTTGCACTTCCCCATTGCACTTGCTGCACTGATGCCTTCTATCACGCATACTCATTAAGATAATTCCTCTCTAATTGAAACTTCTAAACAAGCAAAACAACCCCTAAATGAACAATTAGCAAGCAGTTATGTAACAAAGACTGTAACACAACGATATGatactgttaaaaaatatttttcaatttacattttaaaggctCTTCATTTTGATGAGGTTGAAAATGTTCACACTCAGTTCCAAGTTCTTCTGAAAGAgatgatgaaaaatgaaaatgattacaCCCTGAGCATTGTCAACAAACTATTTGGTGAAAACAAATACAACTTTCTTCCAGTGAGTATGGCTGGCAAcatgattttgtttaaaaatacaaaaaaacagtggGAGGCAGGATAGCAGGAGGTGTAGTCTGCCTTATTTGGTAGAGTAATGGGTGGTCCAATACCATAATTGGCACCTaattaaaaacctttattttCCAAGGAAATATGTTGGCCTTAATGATATTTTTTgaatataatatagaaataattaAAAGCATACTAATATAATGATGATGATACATTCAGTCCTTGAAAATAACACTTTTTCTATCTTATTTAATTTCATGTTGCAATCGAAGTCTTTTCTAAAAGCCATTAAAGCTTTATATGGTGCTCCTCTGGAAAAGGTTGATTTCAGTTTAAACCCTGAGGCTACACGGAGCTACATAAATTCTTGGATTCAGCAGCAGACAAAAGGTACTGAATAAGTCTTCATACATTAGAATCAACCAAAGTgtttttccaatactaattaagTCAAACAAGGTAAACAATCAGTAAAactcagcatgtggcttctctactctctggtgggattggcaatttacaagattcctgatttcaaaacagcatattaCTATCAActaaattcctttttctgtaaagaaaataaaaaccaggGACAGCAcccatagtgtaatttgcctttattttttaaaaggttttaaaacttattgcactTACATAAGTCACACTTCTGAGTGTATATCAAACAATCCAGTCTTATAGTGCAGATCATGgaggtgaacctttgcaatacaaagagatggaATTTGCTGGCGTCTCCCTCTCTTTCGTGTGTTCCACCTGTACATCCACTCACTGCCACTCACCACTaagaccggaagtgatgtcacaccttaCGTGTTTCGCTGAGGTCGGCTTCTTCAGAGGCCCTCTGAGATGCTTGTAATGTACTTGTGATTACAcaatagaggacattatagacaaatagcaggggacctttttacccataaagtggatcaccgtaccagaggccaccccttcagactagaagaaaagaactttcatttgaagcaacgtagggggttcttcacagtcaggacagtgaggttgtggaatgcactgccgggtgatgttatgatggctgattcagttaatgcctttaagagtggcttggatgattttttggacagatataatatcaaaggctattgtgatacttaaatctatagttagtatagatatcagtatatatagtttatgtaggTATATAGAGGGGTCAGTGTAAGTGTGAgtatgtatagatgctgggtgtcggaggggttgaacatgatgaacctgatttaactatgtaattatgtaactatgtactatggTTATATATGCTAAGCTGATTGTATGACTATCCATAAAATACCACAGAAATTGTCCTGCTGTAGCCGAATTTATTGTATAGCAGAAGTGCAAGAAACAAACCATCCAGAGGGCTGTAAGAATCAACAGAGAATTTGCTGTTGATGAACACTGGACAATAAGAATAAAATCTAGCATTAGACGTAACAATATACACCAAAATGCACCTTTGCTTAAATGCACAATAAATGGGGAATGTGTTGACAACCtattattttaagtaaaaaataaatcttttactattttctttttattctaaatctaaatttggctttttttcactGAACTTCTCGGAATTTAGTTTTATCAGGCCTTTATCTGCTCTTTGACATCAGGAAGTCACTGGAAATGTTAAAGGGAAATTGGTAATTGGATAATTTTCTGGTTTAGtgtcagaaataacaaaaacaatagatAGGTCCTATATTCAACTCAAGCCACATTCATTAAGCTTATCCTGAAAATGAAtgtatactgtacctttaagaacCCACTTTGCTGAAATaggaatttgagaaaaaaatgcgtTGAAAAATTCTTCCAAAAACAACTTCCcctgatttttaattattttaatatatatatatatatatgtatatgattgtCTCTTGAGGAATTTTCTGAGCTTACATAGCCATTTCCACATAGATAAAATATTcgccaaaaacaaaaataaaacagatgaaATGCAGTACCACAAATCCTATAAGGAAGAATACAAAGCATTGGGAAATGCAATGACTTTCACATGGTaaacatattaatattaaaataaatgagacATATGGAAAATATGGATTGGTTGTATAATCTATTTTCTTCATTTCTCTGCAAAGGAAAGATCCAGAATCTGCTGCCTGAAAATTCTATATCATCAAATACTGCTTTGGTGGTTACCAACACATTATACTTTCTTGCAAACTGGACAACACCATTTAGGCAACAAACCACCAGGAAGGCTCCTTTTACGCTAATAACGGTATGTTATGATAAAaaagatgttttaataaactgtgtCATACCATAAATGCTTACTTTTTGCAGAATGGTATGTTATGGTATGGTAAACCATACTTGAATTTTATATCAATGCCATTCTGTAATGGGCTGAATCCAATTTTTACAATCTATTCTGCATAGAAACTTCAGATTTTGCCAAATCCAAGAGCCTAGCCAAACCATACCCTTAAAATCACAAAAGTTTGAATCACATGATTaaagaaattgcaaaaatgtatggtttgaattttgttcaggattcagccgaatccaaaaaaaaatggaatcagtGCATAGACAGTGCTAATATTAATAACTTCTTCCTACAAAGGTAATCACAAGTAtttacacatacaatatacaatattgcTTGACTACAAAAACTAAAGCCATAATGAATCCATTTTCACTTGACGCCGTTCCATTTGTTCCAGAATGAACAAATCCAGGTGAATATGATGGCTACAATGAATACATTTAACATGAACAGGATAGAGAAATTGGGAATGAGTGTTCTTGAGCTTCCATATGGGGACACCAAAGATCTCAGTATGATCATACTGCTACCTGATAACAACACCGTTTTAACCAAGGTAAGCAAAGggcactattttttttgttttacagtttatAGCAACCTAAAACCGTATAGCAACCGTATACACTGTAGCTTGGATGCAACAATTCATCGTTTTCTCATTTGTCATGATGCTGACTATCCACAACATTTAGGTAAATACTGCATTGAACCTGAACCCtatttgcatattcatatttgAGTGATAAAATTAATCACCTATGAATTCCAAAATCTGATGCCAAGCAATGGGATTTGGTCTAATCTAGAACATAATACTGAATTCAGAGTATTCCTACTATTAGGTTAACTCAAATTAGGTTAATCTACATAATGTAAAACTGCTCTTCTAAGAACTTtcactattaacttttttttctagtttataCACTGCTAATACAATGAATATAATGAACAGCACTGATGTCTTGTCTAATCAAAACAGTCATCTAATtatctgttgtttcaaattcattttataaGCAGTGTAAAATGTCTTATCCTGTGAATAtcttggaaaaaaatgcaaattacaaaagttcttGAAGAATGCTCTGAAAGGttttactttaatgtatttttacaggttttacacttcctttaaaatgtatgtttgatAAAGGAACAGAATGCCTCCCTAATAAACAGAGGTGACCAgtcataaaaaatgcattttcgttatttaataacatttgtaacatttgtaacttttgtcttttattttcagGTCGAAAGAGAGATTTCATATGAAAAGCTAAGCAAATGGACAAGTGAGAATATGAGACCAAACTACATAGCAGTGTATCTTCCACGTTTCCGAATGGAGAAGAGTTTTTCTCTCAAGAAGGTTCTATCTTCCTTAGGGATGTCAAGTGCATTCAATCAGGCCAGGGCCAATTTCTCAGTAATGGGAAGGCAGCAGAAGCTCTATGTATCGGATGTCCATCACAAGACATTCCTCGAAGTAAATGAAAAAGGCACTGAAGCTGCCAGCGCTACTGGTTCGGTAATGTCAATGCGCAGCTTAGCATATGAGGAGTTTAAGGCAAATCGTCCTTTCCACTTTTTCATAAGACACAACAAGTCCAGTTGCATACTACTATATGGCAAGTTCTACAAGCCTTAAAAATACCAAAAGATGAAATCCAGATTCATAAACTTtaataatctatttttatatgAGTGTGTGCATTTCTCTTCCATAATAAAATGCTAGATATTAACCAAAAGAACAGTTTTATGATTTGAAAAATATTATGCTCAAAAGAATTAAACTGCATCAGTAATTTCTTGATCTTTCAGGTAGTTctcctttttatatataatgataatatcAAGAAGTTCCTTGAAATTAATATTAATCCTGAGTCACCTCATGACATGTAGCATTTAGGCTTTCTAAAACATTGCTCTTGAATGTAAAAAGGTGCATTAGcagggaaattattttcaaaatagaaatTGGGAATATGCTGACAATTAAAGAGCcagtttaatatatttatattgggtAGGTGCTGACAATTAAAGagcctatttatttattaccAGAGCAAGCGTGGACAGGATTAAAATATAGGCTATATTATGCAGACAGTGTCACATTTCTTCCAGCACAGAACAAGGTAatttgtgtatatactgtaagttggtATTTGAAGAGAAAGGTACAAGTGAATTATTAGAATCCAGTGTAAGGTGAGGATCTCAGAGCAGTTATACAAAGTAGAGCCCTGCGCTTACTGCCTTCCATAAACAAGTACTAAATACAGGGATCTACCACACCTTGCAGCACTTTCCTGAATGATGTTCAAATTATGTTCATATGACACTTATCACTCTCCCTTTTTGAATGCAGCACTTCCACTCACAGGTAGTGCTACATTTTGAGAAAAGAGTAGCTGTTTGGCTTCATTCTAGGATCACAAATTAAATCCTACAAAAGCAACAATAAGCCCTCAGTTCTCAAGTGACATTGGAGCTTATAGATGTTGCTTGATACAAGCTTGCAAGAAATGGCTAATGCATGTATTTCTGAGATACCAGTCGTATTCCTTTTGTCTGCCATATATAAGTTTGGCAATGTGTTCTTCCAGGATTTAATCAGCGATAGAAAGCTCAAGGTTTGGTTAGGACCCCCATTAACAGATAACAGTAATTTATAGcatatatgaaaataatttaCACCAGTCATAGTTCCAACAAACAATAAATCTTAATTTGTCCCAGGATTCACACTAATATGACTAAAAGCAAAATAGCCAAATGTCATACTAACTGGAGTTAAGGTTGAACCAAGTGACATaacccccccctgcaaaaaaaaattgtgagggAATGCAACAGTTtctccatttgttttttaaatgtgtttcacATAAGCCCCCAAGGAAAAAATCAGCACCATCTATCTGATAATTAGTGGGTTAGCTAACTTCCTTAGAAACTGCTTTACCCTACCAAGTATGCCAAAGGCATGGCAGTCACAGTGAtagtttaatgtatattttttttaattctaaattaatcCAATAAGCTTTTTCTTATGTTACTTCACAGTTACGCAATGCAGTGTTGTGGGCTATATGTATATTACCCAGAGCAATCTACAAAGCGAATTGACAATAGACTTACTATGTATTATTCTAAAGAGATCATGACTACAAGACAGAAATGCTATTTATTGCATCGGCAGGGAAAATACGAAGAAATACATTTACTTTCAACCCCTTAGTACaaagatccccaaccagtggtttgtgagcaacatgtttctcaccaaccccttttatgttgctcccagtggtctcaaagcaggttcttatttttgaattcctgaagtggaggcaagttttggttgcataaaaacaaggtatactgccaaacagagcctaatgtaggctgccagtccacagaggGCTAACAaatggtcaattattttgcaccacGCAAGaagattttttatgcttgtgttgctccccaactccttttacacacgcaacattcagatatatacctgtatatctgttcAGGTATGGAATGAGTATACATACTGTAACCTACATTAGACTATTTCATAAATTTGCATTAAGTTTGATCAGTGGcatctgatttttttgtttagatTGATATATTTCAGTTTAAGTCCTTTTCCTATctaattgaaaaaagttgcacatttaGGCACGCACTTTGTGCACACATTAGATTTTTCTGTTGACGCCTCTGCATCCACTGCAGAaaagtttggattcagttcagtatttggcctaaTATGTAACCATGCATTCAGGGACTTGGCCAAACCCAAAAGTGCAGGGTGTAGTGCACCCCTTATTTTGATTGTTACATTTAATATATTCGAATCATTGCCTAATGAGCTAagttaatttgttttctttaacaaATGGATATGCAAGCCAGGTGAAGGCACTGCCCCCAGCAAAAATCTCACCTCATGTGACTCAGTTGCCCCCCCACTAGTTTTGCTGAATAGCCAAGTTCAAGTAGAAGATTGGGTTTGATACCTCAAAAagtcctgattcttgatggtcagtgggtccggATTGCAgttaaggtacttgcgggtagggtagcggttccaatcgggtaagaatgcgggtttcTGGTCCGAGatgtggattgcaggttgtgggtacaggtcgggtacgggtcccaaaaaatggactcgCGCAGGACtctgaagcaaggttttacatatgagctgttttatgctttAAGTGTATATAACAGAGGACTCAGTGTTCTCAGGGTTCACTTCATAGCTACActgttcataaagctttaataataatgtatgtaagccagatggcatacacccccaggttctaagagagcttagttcatttctatttctgattttatcagattcactttcatctggtatggtacctatggattggaaaaaaagctgatgtcattccaatacaAAAGGGATTCTGATCACAGccaggcaattataggccagtaagattgaaatctttggtgggcaaattatttgaaggcatgttaagggatcacattcaaaatgttgtcctagttaatggcattatgagcagcaatcagcattgctttatgaaggataggtcatgtcagactaatttcattactttttatgatgatgaggtaagtaatatGTTGGACAGCGGGGGAGCTGTAGATGAGATCTAATTGGATTTAATTAAGGTCTGTTGgatttaatgaagttgtttgtagATGGATAAGAAACTTGCTACAGAATCAGGTAcatagggtggttgttaatggtacattctctacttgcagtagggttcttagtggggtccctcagggctcggcattgggtcaacttttatttaacattaatga
This is a stretch of genomic DNA from Xenopus laevis strain J_2021 chromosome 6S, Xenopus_laevis_v10.1, whole genome shotgun sequence. It encodes these proteins:
- the serpinb10.S gene encoding leukocyte elastase inhibitor, producing MDICTANNEFTIDVLKEISKNAAGENIVYSSMSIMISLAMVYLGAGGNTAADMSKALHFDEVENVHTQFQVLLKEMMKNENDYTLSIVNKLFGENKYNFLPSFLKAIKALYGAPLEKVDFSLNPEATRSYINSWIQQQTKGKIQNLLPENSISSNTALVVTNTLYFLANWTTPFRQQTTRKAPFTLITNEQIQVNMMATMNTFNMNRIEKLGMSVLELPYGDTKDLSMIILLPDNNTVLTKVEREISYEKLSKWTSENMRPNYIAVYLPRFRMEKSFSLKKVLSSLGMSSAFNQARANFSVMGRQQKLYVSDVHHKTFLEVNEKGTEAASATGSVMSMRSLAYEEFKANRPFHFFIRHNKSSCILLYGKFYKP